From a region of the Posidoniimonas corsicana genome:
- a CDS encoding aldehyde dehydrogenase family protein — MLADAYPFYLANKPESPNADLEVTDKYTGSVATRVAMASAEDIDRAIAAAEQASGPMRRMPPYERQVVLQHCVERFRERFEELAVSLCIEAGKPIKDARGEVTRLIDTFRIAAEECVRIDGHIPNLEIGARAKGYRGFVQRVPIGPCSFISPFNFPLNLAAHKVAPALAVGCPFVLKPASRTPIGALLIGEVLAETDLPPGAFSILPCHRDGADLFTTDERLKFLSFTGSPSVGWDLKSRAGKKPVVLELGGNAACVIDHDADIDDAVARLIVGAFYQSGQSCIGVQRIMIHDAVYEELKEKLVAATRKLVAGDPKNEDTFIGPMISEGEAERLKGWIDEATSAGGKLLCGGGRVGAMLEATLLEDVPEDLDICAEEAFGPVAVLSRFHDFDEALRRVNDSRFGLQAGIFTRDWYKIQRAWDELEVGGVVIGDVPSWRVDNMPYGGVKDSGLGREGIRYAMADMSEERLLVIRTKQD; from the coding sequence ATGCTCGCCGACGCCTACCCATTCTACTTAGCCAACAAGCCCGAGAGCCCCAACGCGGACCTCGAGGTTACCGACAAGTACACCGGTAGCGTCGCGACCCGGGTAGCGATGGCGTCGGCCGAAGATATCGACCGCGCGATCGCCGCCGCCGAACAGGCTTCCGGCCCGATGCGGCGGATGCCGCCCTACGAGCGGCAGGTGGTGCTGCAGCACTGTGTCGAGCGGTTCCGCGAGCGGTTCGAAGAACTCGCCGTATCGCTCTGCATCGAGGCCGGCAAGCCGATCAAGGACGCCCGGGGCGAGGTGACGCGGCTGATCGACACCTTCCGCATCGCCGCCGAGGAGTGCGTCCGCATTGACGGCCACATTCCCAACCTTGAGATCGGCGCCCGGGCCAAAGGCTACCGGGGCTTCGTGCAGCGGGTTCCGATCGGCCCATGCTCCTTCATCTCACCGTTCAACTTCCCGCTGAACCTGGCCGCGCACAAGGTCGCTCCGGCGTTGGCGGTCGGCTGCCCCTTCGTGCTGAAGCCCGCCAGCCGCACACCGATCGGCGCCCTCCTGATCGGCGAGGTCCTGGCCGAGACCGACCTCCCCCCCGGCGCGTTCAGCATCCTCCCCTGCCACCGTGACGGCGCCGACCTGTTTACCACCGACGAGCGGCTCAAGTTCCTGTCGTTCACCGGGTCGCCCTCGGTCGGCTGGGACCTCAAGAGCCGCGCCGGCAAGAAGCCCGTGGTGCTTGAGCTCGGCGGCAACGCCGCCTGCGTGATCGACCACGACGCCGACATCGACGACGCGGTCGCGCGGCTGATCGTCGGCGCGTTCTACCAGTCGGGACAGAGCTGCATCGGAGTGCAGCGGATCATGATCCACGATGCGGTCTACGAGGAACTGAAAGAGAAGCTCGTCGCCGCAACCAGGAAACTTGTCGCCGGCGACCCCAAGAACGAGGACACCTTCATCGGCCCGATGATCTCCGAAGGAGAAGCCGAACGCCTCAAGGGCTGGATCGACGAGGCGACCTCCGCCGGCGGGAAGCTGCTGTGCGGCGGCGGCCGCGTCGGCGCCATGCTCGAGGCGACCCTGCTAGAGGACGTGCCCGAAGACCTCGACATCTGCGCCGAGGAAGCCTTTGGCCCGGTCGCGGTCCTGAGCCGCTTCCACGACTTCGATGAAGCGCTACGCCGAGTCAACGACAGCCGCTTCGGCCTGCAGGCGGGAATCTTCACCCGCGACTGGTACAAGATCCAGCGGGCCTGGGACGAGCTGGAGGTCGGCGGCGTGGTCATCGGCGACGTGCCCTCTTGGCGGGTCGACAACATGCCCTACGGTGGGGTGAAGGACAGCGGCCTGGGCCGCGAGGGCATCCGCTACGCGATGGCCGACATGTCCGAGGAGCGTCTGCTGGTCATCCGCACAAAGCAGGATTAG
- the gdhA gene encoding NADP-specific glutamate dehydrogenase codes for MADAAEEEIEQFMHGLERRNPGETEFHQAVHEVVESVMPFVLDHQKYKQAQILERMTEPDRIIIFRVTWQDDSGQIRANRAWRVQFNNSIGPYKGGLRFHPEVTLSVLKFLGFEQTFKNSLTGLPMGGAKGGANFNPKGKTDNEVMRFCHSMMTELHRHIGEDTDVPAGDIGVGGREISYLFGQYKRLANRYAGILTGKGLSFGGSKVRTEATGYGCAYFCENMLKHQHDSLEGKSCIVSGSGNVAIYTVEKLNHLGARAVTLSDSDGFVHDPDGIDAEKLAWVKELKEVRRGRISEYAEEFSTAKYHAGAKPWGVEADIAFPCATQNEIELEDAQSLLKNGVRAVAEGANMPTVLEGAHAFTESGILYAPSKAANAGGVAVSGLEQSQNALRISWDHEEVDRRLRGIMCDIHEKCVEYAKNGDGTVNYVRGANIAGFVKVADAMLAYGAV; via the coding sequence ATGGCGGACGCGGCCGAAGAAGAGATCGAACAGTTCATGCACGGCCTCGAGCGCCGGAACCCGGGCGAGACCGAGTTCCACCAGGCCGTGCACGAGGTGGTGGAGTCCGTGATGCCGTTCGTGCTCGACCACCAGAAGTACAAGCAGGCCCAGATCCTGGAACGGATGACCGAGCCGGACCGGATCATCATCTTCCGCGTCACCTGGCAGGATGACTCCGGGCAGATCCGCGCCAACCGCGCCTGGCGGGTCCAGTTCAACAACTCGATCGGCCCTTACAAGGGCGGACTGCGGTTCCACCCGGAGGTGACGCTCAGCGTGCTGAAGTTCCTGGGGTTCGAGCAGACCTTCAAGAACAGCCTGACCGGCCTGCCGATGGGGGGCGCCAAGGGCGGAGCCAATTTCAATCCCAAGGGCAAGACCGACAACGAGGTGATGCGGTTCTGCCACTCAATGATGACCGAGCTGCACCGCCACATCGGCGAGGACACCGACGTCCCCGCCGGTGATATCGGCGTTGGTGGCCGGGAGATCAGCTACCTGTTTGGCCAGTACAAGCGGCTCGCCAACCGCTACGCCGGCATCCTGACCGGCAAGGGGCTGTCGTTCGGCGGCAGCAAGGTCCGCACCGAGGCCACCGGTTACGGCTGCGCGTACTTCTGCGAGAACATGCTGAAGCACCAGCACGACTCGCTCGAGGGCAAGTCGTGTATCGTCTCCGGGTCGGGGAACGTGGCGATCTACACAGTCGAAAAGCTCAACCACCTCGGCGCCAGGGCCGTGACGCTCAGCGACTCCGACGGGTTTGTGCACGATCCCGACGGGATCGACGCCGAGAAGCTGGCCTGGGTGAAGGAACTGAAGGAGGTCCGCCGCGGCCGCATCAGCGAGTACGCCGAGGAGTTCTCGACCGCCAAGTACCACGCCGGCGCCAAGCCCTGGGGCGTGGAGGCTGACATTGCTTTCCCCTGCGCGACCCAGAATGAGATCGAGCTGGAGGACGCACAGTCGCTGCTCAAGAACGGCGTCCGTGCCGTGGCCGAGGGCGCCAACATGCCAACCGTCCTCGAGGGCGCCCACGCGTTCACCGAGTCCGGCATTCTCTACGCGCCGAGCAAGGCAGCCAACGCGGGCGGGGTTGCAGTCTCTGGGCTGGAGCAAAGCCAGAACGCGCTACGCATCTCCTGGGACCACGAGGAGGTCGACCGCCGCCTGCGCGGCATCATGTGCGACATCCACGAGAAGTGCGTCGAGTACGCCAAGAACGGCGACGGCACCGTCAACTACGTCCGGGGCGCCAATATCGCCGGCTTCGTCAAGGTCGCCGACGCGATGCTCGCCTACGGCGCCGTCTAG
- a CDS encoding acetolactate synthase large subunit codes for MKASDLFVRALEAEGVEYIFGIPGEENLDLLDSLSRSTIRLVITRHEQAAGFMAATYGRLTGKAGVCLSTLGPGATNFVTAAAYAQLGAMPMLMITGQKPIKSSKQGHFQIIDTVDMMRPITKYTKQIVSGDNIPSRIREAFRLAEEERPGAVHLELPEDIARESTDEPVMPASRSRRPVAEDKSIRQAVELIESAERPLILIGAAANRKLTCRAIRRLVNLTGIPFFATQMGKGVGDETDPLCLGNAALSSGDFLHRAIDAADLIVNIGHNVVEKPPFFMTPGGVRVVHINFTSAEVDPVYFPQVEVVGDIAHSVWRLGNEVRPRDSWDFGPFFAARDAEQEHIAPYLVDDGFPVSPIRLVHEIQRVMPDDGILALDNGMYKIWFARNYRARQPNTVLLDNALASMGAGLPSAMAAHLVHPNRKVMAICGDGGFMMNAQELETAVRLKMNLSVVILNDSAYGMIKWKQGDMGFEDFGLDFTNPDWVKFAECHGARGRRVDSIDQLGPVLRAAGEEPGVDLIDVPVDYSVSDKVLNNEIKELSAELTPAG; via the coding sequence ATGAAGGCTTCCGACCTATTCGTCCGAGCGCTAGAGGCCGAGGGCGTCGAGTACATCTTCGGCATCCCTGGCGAAGAGAACCTCGACCTGCTCGACTCGCTGTCCCGGTCCACGATCCGGTTGGTCATCACCCGCCACGAGCAGGCCGCCGGCTTCATGGCGGCCACCTACGGACGCCTGACCGGCAAGGCGGGTGTCTGCCTGTCAACACTGGGTCCGGGCGCCACGAACTTCGTCACCGCCGCCGCCTACGCCCAGCTCGGCGCCATGCCAATGCTGATGATCACCGGGCAGAAGCCGATCAAGAGCAGCAAGCAGGGGCACTTCCAGATCATCGACACGGTCGACATGATGCGGCCGATCACTAAGTACACCAAGCAGATCGTCAGCGGCGACAACATCCCCTCGCGGATCCGCGAGGCGTTCCGGCTGGCCGAGGAGGAACGCCCCGGCGCGGTCCACCTGGAGCTGCCCGAGGACATCGCCCGCGAGTCCACCGACGAGCCGGTCATGCCCGCCAGCCGGTCGCGACGGCCCGTGGCCGAGGACAAGTCGATCCGTCAGGCGGTGGAGCTGATCGAGTCGGCCGAGCGGCCGCTGATCCTGATCGGCGCGGCCGCCAACCGCAAGCTGACCTGCCGCGCGATCCGCCGTCTCGTCAACCTGACGGGGATCCCCTTCTTCGCCACCCAGATGGGCAAGGGCGTTGGCGACGAGACCGACCCGCTCTGCCTGGGGAACGCGGCGCTCTCGTCCGGCGACTTCCTGCACCGCGCGATCGACGCGGCGGATCTGATCGTCAACATCGGTCACAACGTGGTCGAGAAGCCGCCATTCTTCATGACGCCCGGCGGCGTGAGGGTAGTGCACATAAACTTTACTTCCGCCGAGGTCGACCCGGTCTACTTCCCCCAGGTCGAGGTCGTGGGGGACATCGCCCACAGCGTCTGGAGGCTGGGCAACGAGGTCCGCCCCCGCGACAGCTGGGATTTTGGCCCGTTCTTCGCCGCGCGAGACGCGGAGCAAGAGCACATAGCCCCCTACCTGGTCGACGATGGCTTCCCGGTCTCGCCGATCCGGCTGGTGCACGAGATTCAGCGTGTGATGCCCGACGACGGCATCCTGGCACTGGACAACGGCATGTACAAGATTTGGTTCGCGCGCAACTACAGGGCCCGCCAGCCTAACACCGTGCTGCTGGACAACGCGCTTGCCAGCATGGGCGCGGGTCTGCCGTCGGCGATGGCGGCGCACCTGGTCCACCCGAACCGCAAGGTGATGGCGATCTGCGGCGACGGCGGCTTCATGATGAACGCTCAGGAATTGGAAACCGCCGTCCGCCTGAAGATGAACCTCAGCGTTGTCATCCTTAACGACAGCGCCTATGGCATGATCAAGTGGAAGCAGGGCGACATGGGCTTCGAAGATTTTGGGCTCGACTTCACCAATCCTGACTGGGTGAAGTTCGCGGAGTGCCACGGCGCCCGCGGCCGGCGGGTAGATTCGATTGATCAGCTGGGCCCCGTGCTGCGGGCCGCTGGCGAAGAACCGGGAGTCGACCTCATCGACGTGCCGGTCGACTACTCCGTAAGCGACAAGGTCCTGAACAACGAGATTAAAGAGCTGTCAGCCGAGCTGACTCCCGCTGGCTAA